In the genome of Doryrhamphus excisus isolate RoL2022-K1 chromosome 11, RoL_Dexc_1.0, whole genome shotgun sequence, one region contains:
- the LOC131138549 gene encoding A disintegrin and metalloproteinase with thrombospondin motifs 2-like isoform X3 — translation MDLLVCGVFIVFMHVTSLHPALITDNTDSLHQVLSEFSVIRPIRTNSLGHFLSASVSAQFVHRRKRHAHSPYSHKQQSDTGNASWMRQEAQLFYNVTVFGQELHLQLRPNRRLVAPHATMEWWEESGSKRSQPIGDSRCFYTGEVTNMEDSSVAISNCDGLAGMIRTVEEEFFIEPLYRWGIESDGKEGEEGGRQHIIYRTSAIINTKPNVTQSDDFLPAPLLGSSGVLRSNFASGRQRRYIEEAEVFNIEVLLAVDYSVLLFHGQEHVQRYLLTLMNIVNEIYQDHSLGANINVVLVRIIMLSPSKSQELISVGNAQKSLENVCGWSYLQQRDQNHDQQHDHLVYLSRREFGPSGMQGYAPVTGMCQLHQSCVLVFEDGFSSAFVAAHEIGHVLGMEHDGEANECDDDVLLGSIMSPRVQATFYRYHWSRCSWSELHKYLHTYDCLRDDPFSPDWPTPPLLPGFQYSMEQQCGFDFGPGSGTCSAYPNLEPCKQLWCSDYNNPFFCKSKKGPPLDGTPCGQGKHCFKGVCIKLTPDLLRQDGGWGQWSPFGSCSRTCGGGVRIRTRNCDSPPPANGGHTCFGNSYEFRLCNRDEQCPPLADFRGEQCQVWDEFLEHEGRKHHWLPIEHADPDERCRLFCQSNETGVVVSMKRTVHDGTQCSYNDAYSVCVRGDCEHVGCDGLIASDQQEDRCGVCGGDNSSCQLIKGNFTRSANKTGYLKILEIPRGARHLLVQEFRRTPHVLALKNQETGHLFLNDEDAVPVSQVLVEKAVAWKYTHSEEQEVVQTTGPLKYGVVLMVRSHGDAKVTVSYKYIIQDHLRSSLESNLVQEDTIFYEWALEKWSKCSKTCGGGKQYTRFACRRKADGKMVQRTFCSNINKPRAISRKCNAIACSWPRWVTGGWEACSSSCGQSGWQRRWVGCQQESDGGRWRSVNSELCGDRRPDSKRACNRFVCPAAWRAGPWTPCSVTCGNGTQERQVACVKPEGSSDTCSTAPPITNRTCRAPSCGSDQKNFIVQWLSRSSADVPPLKTTTSLRCRGDRSVFCRMESLSRYCSNSAYRQMCCKSCSNFSGSANISMSTTAPSRPSPSPSSGTTHATLTQTSLPSSTDFVYVDYDEYFSYVDAALVTSTPPDGKTAPPYSLVDSTPTVAMVTIDAQASLTPLMETSVAPHSETTQWASSSEISGRQRGRKPDHQTSAFLMKSTKKENNSMGEVSYGIVGLDSDTTRSQQSYFVPRMPPFRERTQNKRIQELLNERLKRPTRRNGAEHKHGGL, via the exons ATGGACTTGTTAGTTTGTGGAGTGTTCATTGTGTTTATGCACGTCACCTCTCTGCACCCAGCCTTGATCACTGACAACACAG ATTCACTCCATCAAGTTTTGTCAGAGTTTAGTGTCATTCGTCCAATCAGAACCAACTCGCTGGGCCATTTCCTGTCCGCATCGGTGTCTGCCCAGTTTGTGCACCGCAGAAAAAGACACGCCCACTCACCTTACTCACACAAGCAGCAAAGTGACACAGGAAATGCATCATGGATGAGGCAGGAAGCACAGCTTTTCTACAACGTAACGGTGTTTGGGCAAGAACTGCACCTGCAACTGCGTCCCAATCGCCGTCTTGTTGCCCCTCATGCGACAATGGAATGGTGGGAGGAGTCAGGATCCAAGCGTTCACAGCCAATAGGTGACAGCCGCTGCTTCTACACAGGAGAGGTGACCAACATGGAGGACTCCTCTGTTGCCATTAGCAACTGTGACGGACTG GCTGGAATGATCCGCACAGTGGAAGAGGAATTTTTTATTGAGCCGTTGTATCGATGGGGAATTGAAAGTGATGGTAAAGAGGgtgaggaaggaggaagacaaCACATCATTTATCGAACATCAGCCATCATCAACACAAAACCGAATGTCACACAAAGTGATGACTTTCTGCCAG CACCTCTCTTAGGTTCTTCAGGTGTGCTGAGGTCCAATTTTGCTTCAGGTCGCCAGCGACGCTACATTGAAGAAGCAGAAGTGTTCAACATTGAG GTCTTGTTAGCCGTGGATTATTCTGTCCTTCTATTCCACGGACAAGAGCACGTCCAGAGATACCTTCTCACCCTGATGAACATT GTCAATGAGATCTATCAAGATCATTCTCTGGGTGCCAACATCAATGTTGTTCTCGTGCGAATCATCATGCTGTCGCCATCAAAG TCCCAGGAGCTCATCTCAGTGGGCAATGCCCAGAAGAGTCTGGAGAATGTCTGTGGCTGGTCCTACCTGCAACAGAGGGACCAGAACCATGACCAGCAGCATGACCACCTCGTCTACCTGAGCAGACGCGAGTTTGGACCCTCAGGCATGCAGG GCTACGCTCCAGTTACGGGAATGTGCCAGTTGCATCAGAGCTGTGTTCTGGTCTTTGAGGATGGTTTctcgtctgccttcgttgcTGCTCATGAAATTGGCCATGT GTTGGGGATGGAACATGATGGTGAAGCCAACGAGTGCGATGACGATGTGTTGTTGGGCAGCATCATGTCTCCAAGAGTTCAGGCCACCTTCTACCGCTACCACTGGTCCAGGTGCAGCTGGAGTGAGCTCCACAAGTACCTACA CACATACGACTGTCTCCGGGATGACCCATTCAGCCCTGACTGGCCGACTCCGCCCCTTTTGCCTGGGTTTCAGTATTCCATGGAGCAACAATGTGGCTTTGACTTTGGCCCAGGATCCGGTACCTGTAGCGCT TATCCCAACTTGGAACCTTGTAAGCAGCTGTGGTGCAGTGACTACAACAATCCTTTCTTCTGCAAATCCAAGAAGGGTCCACCTCTGGATGGGACACCATGTGGACAAGGGAAG CACTGCTTCAAAGGAGTCTGCATCAAGTTGACCCCTGACCTTCTGAGACAAGATGGTGGTTGGGGACAGTGGAGCCCTTTTGGCAGCTGCTCCAGAACCTGTGGGGGCGGGGTCCGAATTCGGACACGGAACTGTGACAGCCCACC TCCAGCCAATGGGGGGCACACCTGCTTTGGAAACAGTTACGAGTTCCGGCTGTGCAACCGAGATGAGCAGTGTCCACCTCTGGCTGACTTCAG GGGGGAGCAGTGCCAAGTTTGGGATGAATTTTTGGAACATGAAGGAAGAAAACATCACTGGCTGCCCATCGAACACGCTGACC CTGACGAACGGTGTCGTCTCTTCTGTCAGTCCAATGAGACGGGGGTGGTGGTTTCCATGAAGAGAACCGTGCATGATGGGACACAGTGCTCGTACAACGATGCCTACAGCGTGTGTGTGCGAGGAGACTGTGAG CATGTAGGATGTGATGGTCTGATCGCATCCGACCAGCAGGAGGATCGATGTGGGGTTTGCGGAGGAGACAATTCTAGCTGCCAGCTCATTAAAGGAAATTTCACTCGCAGTGCAAACAAAACAG GATACCTGAAGATCCTGGAGATTCCACGGGGGGCACGGCACCTCCTGGTTCAGGAGTTCAGGAGGACTCCCCACGTCCTCG CGCTGAAGAACCAGGAAACGGGTCACCTCTTCCTGAATGACGAAGACGCTGTCCCGGTATCTCAAGTGCTGGTAGAGAAGGCGGTGGCCTGGAAGTACACTCACAGTGAGGAGCAGGAAGTGGTCCAGACCACGGGACCATTAAAATATGGGGTTGTACTAATG GTACGTTCCCATGGCGATGCCAAGGTAACAGTGTCCTACAAGTACATCATCCAGGATCACCTGCGGTCTTCACTAGAGTCCAACCTTGTGCAGGAGGACACAATCTTCTACGAGTGGGCGCTCGAGAAGTGGTCTAAGTGCTCCAAAACCTGTGGAGGAG GGAAACAGTACACAAGGTTTGCCTGCAGGCGTAAGGCAGACGGGAAGATGGTTCAGAGAACGTTCTGCTCCAACATCAACAAACCCAGAGCCATCAGCCGCAAGTGTAACGCCATCGCCTGCAGCTGGCCACG CTGGGTGACTGGAGGATGGGaggcctgcagctcctcttgCGGACAGAGCGGATGGCAGCGTCGCTGGGTGGGCTGCCAGCAGGAATCTGACGGGGGCAGGTGGCGCTCTGTCAACAGCGAACTTTGCGGGGACCGTCGGCCAGACTCCAAGCGAGCGTGCAACCGCTTTGTGTGTCCTGCAGCGTGGCGGGCAGGACCGTGGACACCG TGTTCTGTCACCTGTGGCAACGGCACGCAGGAGCGTCAGGTTGCTTGCGTGAAGCCAGAAGGTTCTTCTGACACCTGCAGCACGGCTCCTCCAATCACCAACCGCACCTGCCGAGCACCATCTTGCGGCT CTGACCAGAAGAACTTCATTGTCCAATGGCTGTCCAGGTCCAGTGCAGACGTGCCACCTCTAAAGACCACAACCA GTCTGCGTTGCCGTGGCGACCGCTCAGTGTTTTGCCGAATGGAGTCACTGAGTCGCTATTGTTCCAACTCTGCTTACAGACAAATGTGCTGCAAGTCGTGCAGCAACTTCAGTGGCAGCGCCAACATCAG CATGTCCACCACAGCGCCGTCACGACCAAGCCCCTCCCCCAGCAGTGGCACTACACACGCCACTTTGACCCAAACTTCACTCCCCAGCAGCACCGATTTTGTTTACGTTGATTACGATGAATATTTTTCCTACGTGGATGCTGCGCTTGTCACTTCAACGCCTCCTGACGGGAAAACTGCGCCTCCGTATTCCCTAGTGGACAGCACTCCCacagttgctatggtaaccattGATGCGCAAGCATCCCTAACACCACTCATGGAGACATCTGTTGCACCACACAGTGAGACCACCCAGTGGGCATCATCATCAGAAATAAGTGGGAGACAGAGGGGACGCAAACCTGATCATCAAACCTCTGCATTTTTGATGAAGTCCACAAAGAAGGAGAACAACTCTATGGGTGAGGTTTCTTACGGCATTGTGGGATTGGACAGCGACACCACCAGGAGCCAGCAGAGCTACTTTGTGCCCCGTATGCCCCCTTTTCGGGAGCGGACGCAAAACAAACGCATCCAAGAGCTTCTGAATGAGAGGCTGAAGAGACCCACCCGCCGCAATGGGGCAGAGCATAAACACGGCGGTTTATAG